From one Rosa rugosa chromosome 4, drRosRugo1.1, whole genome shotgun sequence genomic stretch:
- the LOC133742362 gene encoding cleavage stimulating factor 64: MAGKQISGDGLPANIAGMSKNQLYEIMSQMKSLIEQNQQQARQILIQNPLLTKALFQAQIMLGMVRPPQSIPTIQPVTSQHSQQSVQPTQQSNALAAPSLPGLGVQDQPGPSQIQASARKQYQNQSTVPSSSAAPPAFNLQSQPMPSYPLQTQQQPKGHLNPQMTPASLPQSSQLPNPPTHPHHSSQPPQLHQPQMASYNQLQQPLQTSGGHHMPLQPPLPPQPRPSMPNYHHQYPPQMGPNSGFQHPSQSMFHSGTKPPTSVGPSFPLGQPPLPSHPPPQSMYQGGGMHLGSEYSNQVGTSMQADRGSWMSGPPESSSVPQLSGPPSLVPGQMPGSQPGRGTALTPEEEKALLQQVMILTPEQINLLPPEQKKQVLQLQQIMRQ; the protein is encoded by the exons ATGGCGGGAAAGCAAATCTCCGGCGACGGCCTACCGGCGAATATAGCCGGAATGTCGAAGAACCAGCTCTACGAAATCATGTCTCAAATGAAG AGTCTGATAGAACAGAACCAGCAGCAAGCGAGGCAGATCCTCATCCAGAATCCGCTTCTCACCAAAGCGCTTTTCCAG GCACAAATTATGCTTGGAATGGTCCGGCCACCTCAATCG ATTCCCACCATTCAGCCAGTGACGTCGCAGCATTCGCAGCAGTCGGTGCAACCAACTCAGCAGTCTAATGCTCTGGCAGCTCCCTCATTGCCAGGCCTTGGTGTTCAGGACCAACCAGGTCCATCCCAGATCCAAGCTTCTGCAAGAAAGCAATACCAAAACCAATCTACAGTGCCTAGCTCGTCGGCTGCTCCTCCCGCGTTTAATCTTCAGTCTCAGCCTATGCCTTCATATCCCCTGCAGACCCAGCAGCAGCCTAAGGGACATCTGAATCCCCAAATGACCCCGGCATCTCTTCCACAATCCTCTCAACTTCCAAATCCTCCAACACACCCTCATCATTCTTCACAGCCACCTCAACTTCATCAACCCCAAATGGCTTCTTACAACCAGTTGCAACAGCCATTACAGACAAGTGGAGGTCATCATATGCCCCTGCAACCACCATTGCCACCACAACCAAGACCTTCAATGCCTAACTACCACCATCAGTATCCCCCACAAATGGGGCCCAATTCGGGTTTCCAACATCCTTCACAATCCATGTTTCAT TCAGGTACGAAACCCCCTACTAGTGTTGGGCCTTCATTTCCCCTGGGACAGCCACCACTTCCAAGTCACCCACCACCTCAATCCATGTATCAG gGAGGAGGTATGCATTTGGGTTCGGAGTACAGCAATCAAGTTGGAACTTCTATGCAAGCAGATAGAGGATCTTGGATGTCTGGGCCGCCAGAGAGTTCGTCAGTGCCACAGCTTTCAGGACCACCATCATTAGTTCCTGGTCAAATGCCTGGCAGCCAACCTGGTCGTGGCACAGCG TTAACCCCTGAGGAGGAGAAGGCGTTGCTTCAACAAGTGATGATTCTTACCCCAGAACAAATTAATCTCCTGCCTCCAGAACAGAAAAAACAAGTGCTACAGCTACAGCAGATAATGCGCCAATAA
- the LOC133745684 gene encoding protein CUP-SHAPED COTYLEDON 1 has translation MQENLPPGFRFHPTDEELITYYLGRKVSDVSFTSQAVAVVDLNKCEPWDLPGKASMGEKEWYFFNLRDRKYPTGLRTNRATEAGYWKTTGKDKEILRQGVLVGMKKTLVFYRGRAPRGEKTNWVMHEYRLENKHHPFKSSTSKEEWVVCRVFQKSIALKKPQQITSSSPQSVDSLGETNSMVNEFGDVELPNFMNNIANSSSTGFISNNMSIPEGNNYNVVDNKRINNDVNMISTTLNMNNWLGAREAAASGAILPAAALGSWPSSLLSPSNLSSVNSLLLRALQLRSSSASTNSTIYQQPIRDATAAGLEDHYSSFMAAQQQQQPGLMSHFGTDHNMNSSNLQASSSSKDQIMDSVPQSQQHPEQPFNLDSIW, from the exons ATGCAGGAGAATCTTCCTCCTGGGTTCAGATTCCATCCTACAGATGAAGAACTGATTACGTACTATCTCGGGCGCAAGGTTTCTGATGTTAGCTTCACATCACAAGCCGTAGCTGTTGTCGATCTCAATAAGTGTGAACCTTGGGACCTCCCAG GCAAGGCTTCGATGGGAGAGAAAGAATGGTATTTCTTCAACTTAAGAGACCGAAAATACCCTACTGGACTTCGGACCAACCGAGCCACAGAAGCAGGGTATTGGAAGACAACGGGCAAAGACAAAGAAATACTTCGTCAAGGGGTACTCGTTGGAATGAAGAAAACCCTAGTTTTCTACAGGGGTAGAGCTCCAAGGGGTGAGAAAACCAACTGGGTCATGCACGAATACAGACTAGAAAACAAGCACCATCCCTTCAAATCCTCAACCTCAAAG GAAGAATGGGTGGTTTGTAGGGTGTTTCAGAAGAGCATAGCCTTGAAAAAACCACAGCAAATTACATCTTCCTCACCGCAATCTGTCGATTCTCTTGGCGAGACAAACTCAATGGTAAATGAATTTGGAGATGTGGAGTTGCCAAATTTTATGAACAACATTGCAAATTCATCTAGTACTGGGTTCATCAGCAACAACATGTCAATTCCAGAAGGCAACAATTACAACGTTGTTGATAATAAGAGAATCAATAATGATGTTAACATGATCAGCACTACTTTAAACATGAATAATTGGCTCGGGGCGAGAGAGGCGGCGGCTAGTGGTGCCATTCTTCCTGCAGCAGCACTCGGATCATGGCCATCTAGCTTGCTAAGTCCATCGAATCTTTCGTCAGTGAACTCCTTGCTACTTAGGGCATTACAACTTAGGAGTAGCAGTGCTAGTACTAATAGTACCATCTATCAGCAACCGATTAGAGATGCTACAGCAGCTGGTCTAGAAGATCATTACTCCTCTTTCATGGCGGCGCAACAGCAACAGCAGCCTGGATTAATGTCTCACTTTGGCACTGATCATAACATGAATTCGTCAAATTTGCAAGCCTCTTCATCATCTAAGGATCAGATCATGGATTCCGTGCCGCAGTCACAACAGCATCCGGAGCAACCATTCAACTTGGACTCCATATGGTGA